The Nocardia sp. NBC_00508 nucleotide sequence GGCCGGTTTCGCGCTGATCTGGACCGCACTGGCGATCTTCACCACCGACGCGCTGCTGCGGACCCGCCGCCTCCGGCGCACGCGGGGCGACGTCGTTACCGAACCGCCCATGCGCCCGAGCGGCGCGTAACCCGCACGCCGAGCGGGGCACTCGGTGGCGCCTGGAACTCGACAAATCCTCCGCGCAGTACTGCTACAGCTGTAGCAGAGAGCTACACTTGTAGCATGAGTTCGCTCCCAGCTCGCGACTTGCGGAATCACACCGCCGAGGTGCTGCGACGTGTCGAGGCCGGTGAGGAGATCGAAATCCTCAAGGACAACCGGCCGGTCGCGAAGATCATCCCACTGCCCCGGCGCCGACAGTGGATGCCCGCTTCGGAAGTCATCCGCGAACTGCTCCGCCTCGGCCCGGACACCACCGGCCTGCGGCAGGAGTTGCGTGAGACATTGACCGAAACGACGGACGACCTGCCGTGGTGACCACCGAGCGCGCATTGGCGGACACGTCGATATTCATCGGTCTCGAGGCAGATCGATTCGATCCGGCCAGGTTCGAGGGATACGAATGGGGCGTCTCGGTAATCACTCTCGGTGAATTACGTCTCGGCGTCCTGCACGCCACCGACCCTGAGACATCGGCCCGCAGGTTGTCGACCTACCAGTTGGCACAGCGATTCCAGCCGCTGGAAGTGGACGAGACCGTCGCGGAATGTTGGGCGCTGCTGGTGTCCCGTCTACGGGCCGCCGGGCGCAAAGTCCCGATCAATGACAGCTGGATCGCGGCCACCGCCCTGGCACAGGGCATACCGATCGTGACTCAGGATGGCGACTACGACGCGATGCCGGGCCTCGAGGTGATCAAGGTGTGAGGTGCGGCACCGAAGAGGCCGCGCTAAGGCGTTGTCAGCGGACATGCAAGACGTTGCAGTGTCGGAAATAGTCGCGAAGGTGTCGGATCCGACACTGTTGCCCAGCCGGGCAGCCCTCGTAGCGTCGACCTATGACAGCGGCCCAACCTCTTCGCTCCGGCACCCGCACCTGGGGGCCACGTTCCGCGACGACCCCCGACATCCGGGGCATGAGCGGCCGGGAGATCCTGCAGGAAGCGCTCGAAGGACGATTTCCGGATGCCCTGATCCTGAGCGCGCTCGGCTTCCGGCTGGCGCAGGTCGGCGATGGGACGGTGGTGTTCGAGGGCGAGCCCGGTGATCATCTGCTCGACCCGATGGCCGGGGTGCACGGCGGCTTCGTGACGACCCTGCTCGAAGCAGCCCTTGGTGCGGCGGTGATGACGAGGCTGCCCGGCGGGACGCGATCCACCTCGGTCCAGATCGGCATCCATGTGCACCGGGCCGTGCGCACCGACACGCGGACGCTGCGTTGTGAGGGCACCGCGATCCACGTCGGGCCCACCACCGCCAGCGCGGAAGCGCGCCTGGTCGGCGTCGAGGACGGCGACCTCTACGCGCACGCCACCGCGACGTGCGCGGTCCTGCGAATGATCTAGCGTGCGGGCCTGCGGATTTCCGCGACCGCTCGAATCGCACCGTGGCGCGGAGTGATTCGCGAAGACGGGTCGGCCCCCGGATTCACCCCGGTGGCCGACCCGACCGATTTCGCGGACTACGCGGCTGTCTCGCCTCGGCCCGGCGCGGGCGGTAGACGGACTTCGTCCGACCGCGACTTCTAGGCGCAGGCCGCCGACTGCTGGCCCAGGTTGGTGAGCATGGTGCAGGCCCAGGCCTTCTGGATCTTCCACTTGCCGTTGTCGGCGACGAACGGCACGTCGACGATGTTCTCCTGGCCGTTCAGGGTGAACTTGGCCTTGGCGTTCACGCTGTCGCCGAACGAGGTGACATCGGTGACCTCGATCTTCACGTCGGCGCCGGACGCGGCCTGGGACAGGCGCTCCGGCAGCGTCGGATCGGCTTCGGCCCCTTGGACGTTGTCCAGCTTCTCGGTGGCCGGAACCGTCGGGTCCAGCGCACGCGAGAGCGCGGTGTTCAGCTCCGCGACGGTCGGGACCGGCGGCAGGTTCGCGCTCGCGGTCGCCGACGCCTTGGCGCTGGTCGACGTCTTGGCGGCGGGCTTGCTGTCCTTGTCGTCGCTGCCGCACGCGGTCATGCCCAGCGCGGCGACGATGGCCAGGCCGGCGATCGCGATGCGTCCAGTCTTACGAAGCTTCAACTGCTCGTCCTTTGCGTTCGAGAGGTCCGTGTCGTGTTCCACCATGGCAGCCCCCATCCGAAACGGCGACGCTGCACGAGGCCCAAGGCTACCGGCACCGGGCACCACCGGCCGGATCCACACGGCACCGACGGATGTCGTCGGCAGCGAAAGTACGCGTCCGACCGGGCGATGTCGAGTCGGCCGCCTGGTC carries:
- a CDS encoding type II toxin-antitoxin system Phd/YefM family antitoxin — its product is MSSLPARDLRNHTAEVLRRVEAGEEIEILKDNRPVAKIIPLPRRRQWMPASEVIRELLRLGPDTTGLRQELRETLTETTDDLPW
- a CDS encoding type II toxin-antitoxin system VapC family toxin, which codes for MTTERALADTSIFIGLEADRFDPARFEGYEWGVSVITLGELRLGVLHATDPETSARRLSTYQLAQRFQPLEVDETVAECWALLVSRLRAAGRKVPINDSWIAATALAQGIPIVTQDGDYDAMPGLEVIKV
- a CDS encoding PaaI family thioesterase translates to MTAAQPLRSGTRTWGPRSATTPDIRGMSGREILQEALEGRFPDALILSALGFRLAQVGDGTVVFEGEPGDHLLDPMAGVHGGFVTTLLEAALGAAVMTRLPGGTRSTSVQIGIHVHRAVRTDTRTLRCEGTAIHVGPTTASAEARLVGVEDGDLYAHATATCAVLRMI